The Lysinibacter cavernae genome has a window encoding:
- a CDS encoding RidA family protein: MTLSFTSTPTAPAPGGAYSQAVRAGDYVFTAGQVGLNRETGTTPTDFREEVRQSLTNLEAVLAASGAKMTDVVRTMCLLTDISNFAVFNEEYAAVFGEHVPARSTFGIQLAGGFTVEIEAIAYTGE; encoded by the coding sequence ATGACACTTTCATTCACGAGCACCCCAACAGCCCCTGCGCCGGGTGGGGCCTACTCGCAGGCCGTTCGGGCCGGCGACTACGTCTTCACCGCAGGCCAGGTTGGCCTCAACCGGGAGACGGGCACAACGCCAACCGATTTCCGCGAAGAGGTACGCCAGTCGCTCACGAACCTTGAGGCCGTGCTGGCCGCCTCTGGCGCGAAGATGACCGACGTCGTTCGCACCATGTGCCTGCTCACCGACATCAGTAATTTTGCGGTGTTCAACGAAGAATATGCGGCGGTCTTTGGCGAGCACGTGCCCGCCAGAAGCACGTTTGGCATTCAGCTTGCCGGCGGCTTCACCGTCGAGATCGAGGCCATCGCTTACACGGGCGAGTAG
- a CDS encoding NAD-dependent succinate-semialdehyde dehydrogenase has translation MYTVTNPATGEVVTQIPNATDAEVRDAIDRSHAGYLLWKETPLAERAAKVKRAAEIFTERRDELAAIITQEMGKRIDESKGELQTVFEIFSYYADNANELLADEPLDIVGGKAIIQKRAVGSILGIMPWNYPYYQVARFAAPNLVLGNTIILKHARNCPLSAAAIESVLHDAGIPADAYINLYATSEQIAWMLADDRIQGVSLTGSERAGVAVAAEAGKNLKKFVLELGGSDPMIVLDSADLDATVQTAVESRMGNTGQACNAPKRMIVMADIYDDFVEKFVAQLDEFVPGDPADPATTLGPLSSQAAADELVSQIEAAVASGATLRAGGTHIDGTGAYVAPAVITDVTPDMAVHYEELFGPAAIIYKVSSEEEAVALANDSLFGLGSSVFSADPERARRVGNGIDAGMVYINAAGGSQADLPFGGVKRSGVGRELGPLGVDEFMNKRIMRLDV, from the coding sequence ATGTATACCGTCACCAACCCGGCCACCGGCGAAGTGGTTACCCAGATTCCCAACGCCACCGACGCAGAGGTGCGCGACGCGATTGACCGTTCGCACGCCGGCTACCTGCTGTGGAAAGAAACCCCGCTCGCTGAGCGCGCCGCGAAGGTAAAGCGCGCCGCCGAGATCTTCACTGAGCGCCGCGACGAGCTGGCCGCCATCATCACGCAAGAGATGGGAAAACGCATCGACGAGAGCAAGGGTGAGCTGCAGACCGTCTTTGAGATCTTCTCGTACTACGCCGACAACGCGAACGAGTTGCTTGCCGACGAGCCGCTCGACATCGTTGGTGGCAAAGCCATCATCCAGAAGCGGGCCGTTGGGTCCATTCTTGGCATCATGCCGTGGAACTACCCGTACTACCAGGTCGCCAGGTTCGCCGCGCCAAACCTGGTGCTTGGCAACACGATCATCCTCAAGCACGCGCGCAACTGCCCCCTCTCTGCTGCCGCCATTGAATCGGTGCTGCACGACGCCGGCATTCCCGCCGATGCCTACATCAACCTGTACGCGACGAGCGAGCAGATTGCGTGGATGCTTGCCGACGACCGCATCCAGGGCGTCTCGCTCACCGGAAGCGAGCGCGCAGGCGTTGCGGTTGCCGCCGAGGCGGGCAAGAACCTGAAGAAGTTTGTGCTTGAGCTTGGCGGCTCCGACCCCATGATCGTGCTCGACTCGGCCGACCTGGATGCCACGGTACAGACCGCGGTTGAGTCGCGCATGGGCAACACCGGCCAAGCCTGCAACGCGCCAAAGCGAATGATTGTTATGGCTGACATCTACGACGACTTTGTTGAGAAGTTTGTCGCTCAGCTCGATGAGTTTGTTCCTGGCGACCCCGCCGACCCCGCAACCACCCTCGGGCCGTTGTCGTCGCAGGCCGCGGCCGACGAACTTGTTTCGCAGATCGAGGCAGCGGTTGCGTCGGGTGCAACGCTGCGCGCTGGTGGAACGCACATTGACGGAACCGGCGCCTACGTCGCGCCAGCCGTCATCACGGATGTCACGCCAGACATGGCCGTGCACTACGAAGAGCTGTTTGGTCCTGCGGCCATTATTTATAAGGTCAGCAGCGAAGAAGAAGCCGTCGCCCTTGCCAACGATTCGCTCTTTGGCCTCGGCTCAAGCGTGTTCAGCGCCGATCCAGAGCGCGCGCGCCGAGTCGGAAACGGCATTGACGCTGGGATGGTCTACATCAATGCTGCTGGCGGTTCGCAGGCCGACCTTCCGTTTGGCGGGGTCAAGCGTTCCGGCGTTGGCCGCGAGCTGGGCCCGCTTGGCGTTGACGAGTTCATGAATAAGCGCATCATGCGCCTCGACGTCTAA
- a CDS encoding VOC family protein codes for MRKPTITDVCLITRDLEASIAFYTEKLGYTLKSRMPNFADFEGPGLILALWEAEHIHETTGVRSQRDEPGGHNVMLAVCLDSLDEIDEMYTRLSEAGVELYSQPKDYPWNARCIYFAGPCGELWEFFAWHEGGEPGLVSQGAEQYEEVAS; via the coding sequence ATGCGTAAACCGACCATCACCGATGTGTGCCTCATCACGAGGGACCTCGAAGCCTCGATCGCCTTCTACACCGAAAAGCTCGGCTACACGCTCAAGAGCCGGATGCCCAACTTTGCGGACTTTGAGGGACCGGGCCTGATCCTTGCGCTGTGGGAGGCCGAGCACATCCACGAGACGACCGGCGTGCGCTCGCAGCGCGACGAGCCGGGCGGGCATAACGTGATGCTCGCCGTGTGCCTCGACTCGCTAGACGAGATTGACGAGATGTACACGCGGCTGAGCGAGGCTGGCGTTGAGCTCTACTCGCAGCCGAAGGACTACCCGTGGAACGCCCGCTGCATCTACTTTGCTGGCCCGTGCGGCGAGCTGTGGGAATTCTTTGCGTGGCACGAGGGCGGCGAGCCGGGGCTCGTGAGCCAGGGCGCGGAGCAGTACGAGGAGGTCGCGTCGTGA
- a CDS encoding ABC transporter permease subunit, with translation MTIEKTLSGQHSLGPTAKPRKSSNRSALAKQLGRVAFILGAGLLMAVVLIQAQGYQAIPTILSGLEYAVGSPQSIARTLAWGLPLFVATMGVAIAYRSGMFNIGAEGQIYAGAMAAALVGAYIGPMFTGLHLLLCIAASAAIGALVAAGLGWLRAAWNVDEVLSTLLSNYIIILFCAYLVTAPLRDPSRQSGSTVPVHDTAMFSEILPKTQLTTAVFLVVVLCAVTWWISEKSVIGYKWRMTGESPDFAAAVGINVRRARIGSMALSGALCGIAGALLVTTSQGRFWTEIGTSIGWDAVLLAMIARARPVSAMIWVAVYCVMRSAARGIEQVSTVPSEISLILIAGIIIAASARAGIFAQLAKARNAYTRSRGKN, from the coding sequence GTGACCATAGAAAAGACCCTGTCTGGCCAGCACTCGCTCGGCCCGACCGCCAAACCGCGAAAGTCGTCGAACCGCTCCGCGCTCGCCAAGCAGCTTGGGCGCGTTGCGTTTATCCTCGGCGCAGGCCTGCTGATGGCGGTTGTGCTCATCCAGGCGCAGGGCTACCAGGCGATCCCCACCATCCTGTCAGGACTCGAATACGCCGTTGGCAGCCCGCAGAGCATCGCGCGCACGCTTGCCTGGGGCCTCCCACTCTTTGTGGCGACCATGGGTGTTGCCATCGCGTACCGATCTGGAATGTTCAATATTGGTGCGGAGGGCCAGATCTACGCTGGGGCCATGGCCGCCGCGCTGGTTGGCGCCTACATCGGGCCGATGTTTACCGGGCTGCACCTGCTGCTGTGCATCGCGGCCTCTGCGGCGATCGGGGCGCTTGTCGCGGCCGGTCTCGGCTGGCTCCGCGCCGCCTGGAACGTGGATGAGGTGCTCTCGACGCTGCTTTCGAATTACATCATCATCCTGTTCTGCGCCTACCTCGTGACGGCCCCGCTGCGCGACCCGAGCCGCCAGAGCGGCAGCACCGTTCCAGTGCACGACACCGCGATGTTCTCGGAGATCCTGCCAAAGACCCAGCTCACCACTGCCGTATTCCTCGTTGTGGTGCTGTGCGCCGTCACCTGGTGGATCAGCGAAAAATCGGTCATCGGATACAAGTGGCGGATGACGGGCGAAAGCCCCGACTTCGCGGCGGCGGTTGGCATCAACGTGCGCCGCGCCCGCATCGGATCGATGGCCCTCAGCGGAGCCCTCTGCGGCATCGCCGGCGCCCTGCTCGTGACCACCTCGCAGGGGCGGTTTTGGACCGAAATTGGCACGAGCATCGGCTGGGATGCCGTGCTGCTCGCCATGATTGCCCGCGCCCGCCCCGTCTCGGCGATGATCTGGGTTGCCGTCTACTGCGTCATGCGGTCGGCAGCGCGCGGCATCGAGCAGGTGTCAACCGTGCCATCCGAAATCTCGCTCATCCTGATTGCCGGAATTATCATCGCGGCCTCGGCACGAGCAGGCATTTTTGCCCAGCTCGCCAAGGCACGCAACGCCTACACGCGCTCGCGGGGGAAGAACTAA
- a CDS encoding fumarylacetoacetate hydrolase family protein yields the protein MNFELNELLPVDAERALLIGRIFDPAVGGPTVVLVVGDELVDITSIEATVSRLLERDDIASVLRATQSGQRWALGDVLAATVAGDADAPRLLSPIDLQVVKAAGVTFVESMLERVIEERAQGDSARAEAIRDQLIEVVGGAISSVKPGSAEAEKVKELLQREGLWSQYLEVGIGPDPEIFTKAPVLSSVGSGSTIGVLSRSSWNNPEPEVVLAVTSTGEVRGAALGNDVNLRDFEGRSALLLTEAKDNNGSCAIGPFIRLFDEHFTMDSVRELLVNLSVRGTDGFVMEGTSSMEKISRDPEELVEHAYGPHHQYPDGFVLFTGTLFSPVQDRYAAGAGFTHALGDVVSISTPQLGTLRNTVEDSETAPRWEHGIWSLASNLNARNLI from the coding sequence GTGAACTTCGAACTGAACGAGCTTCTCCCCGTGGATGCCGAGCGTGCGCTGCTCATCGGTCGCATCTTCGACCCTGCCGTTGGCGGGCCAACCGTTGTGCTGGTTGTCGGCGACGAGCTCGTCGACATCACGTCGATCGAGGCAACCGTTTCGCGCCTGCTTGAGCGGGACGACATCGCTTCGGTGCTGCGCGCGACGCAGTCAGGGCAGCGCTGGGCGCTTGGAGACGTACTCGCCGCAACGGTTGCCGGCGACGCCGATGCTCCCCGGCTGCTCTCACCGATTGACCTCCAGGTTGTGAAGGCCGCAGGCGTGACGTTTGTGGAGAGCATGCTCGAACGCGTCATCGAGGAACGCGCGCAGGGCGACTCGGCGCGGGCCGAGGCCATCCGCGACCAGCTTATTGAGGTGGTTGGCGGTGCCATCTCAAGCGTGAAGCCGGGATCGGCAGAGGCGGAGAAGGTGAAAGAACTGCTCCAGCGCGAAGGGCTCTGGTCGCAGTACCTTGAGGTTGGCATTGGCCCCGACCCCGAGATTTTCACAAAGGCGCCAGTGCTTTCAAGCGTTGGCTCCGGCTCGACCATTGGTGTGCTGTCCCGGTCATCCTGGAACAACCCCGAGCCTGAGGTTGTGCTTGCCGTGACCTCAACCGGCGAGGTTCGTGGTGCCGCGCTTGGAAACGACGTGAACCTCAGAGACTTTGAGGGCCGCAGCGCGCTGCTGCTCACCGAGGCGAAGGATAACAACGGGTCCTGCGCGATTGGGCCGTTCATCCGTCTCTTTGACGAGCACTTCACGATGGATTCCGTGCGCGAGCTGCTCGTGAACCTCTCGGTCCGCGGCACCGACGGCTTTGTGATGGAGGGTACAAGCTCCATGGAAAAAATCAGCAGGGACCCAGAAGAACTTGTTGAGCACGCCTACGGGCCGCACCACCAGTATCCCGACGGCTTTGTGCTGTTCACCGGCACCCTCTTCTCGCCGGTGCAGGATCGCTACGCGGCTGGCGCCGGGTTTACCCACGCGCTCGGGGATGTTGTGAGTATCTCGACCCCGCAACTCGGCACCCTGCGCAACACCGTCGAAGATTCAGAAACCGCTCCTCGCTGGGAACACGGCATCTGGTCGCTCGCCAGCAACCTCAACGCCCGAAACCTCATCTAA
- a CDS encoding ABC transporter permease: MDLFDAFLSSGVRLTTPILLAALACLPTQWTKDLNIGLEGAMLFGAFGGVVFGLMFQSVALGIAATVIAGIISGLIFGYVITRLNVNVFVAGIALNIFAAAATVYLLRSFFGVKGTLSDPGIPSLPVYNIPFIKDIPVIGAIVSGHTILTYLSWVLVAVMVFAVRRTVLVRRLKAAGEHPAALAAAGGNVNRMRVWAQVWCFALCALAGAQLSVGQLTLFTEGMTNGLGFVALAAVIFCRGKVKWLAVMSVIFGLASAVAVQVNDAVVAPQFAQMLPYVIAFIGLIVLAKTSKDGGIRIATPTMEA; this comes from the coding sequence ATGGACTTATTTGACGCGTTTCTCAGCTCTGGGGTTCGACTGACGACCCCCATCCTGCTCGCGGCCCTCGCCTGCCTGCCAACGCAGTGGACCAAAGACCTCAACATCGGGCTCGAAGGTGCCATGCTCTTTGGCGCGTTTGGCGGCGTGGTCTTTGGGCTCATGTTCCAGTCGGTTGCCCTCGGCATCGCCGCGACCGTCATCGCCGGCATCATCAGCGGCCTGATCTTTGGCTACGTCATCACCAGGCTCAACGTCAACGTGTTTGTCGCCGGAATCGCGCTGAACATCTTTGCGGCCGCGGCAACCGTGTACCTGCTTCGTTCCTTCTTCGGAGTGAAAGGGACGCTCAGTGACCCGGGTATTCCCTCGCTGCCGGTCTACAACATCCCGTTCATCAAAGACATCCCCGTGATTGGCGCGATCGTGTCTGGCCACACGATCCTCACCTACCTCAGCTGGGTGCTCGTCGCGGTGATGGTGTTCGCGGTTCGGCGCACGGTGCTGGTTCGCCGGCTTAAAGCGGCAGGCGAGCATCCGGCCGCTCTCGCGGCGGCGGGAGGCAACGTCAACCGGATGCGGGTGTGGGCACAGGTCTGGTGCTTCGCGCTCTGCGCCCTCGCCGGCGCGCAGCTCAGCGTCGGCCAGCTCACGCTGTTCACCGAGGGGATGACCAACGGCCTCGGCTTTGTGGCCCTCGCCGCGGTGATCTTCTGCCGCGGCAAGGTCAAGTGGCTGGCCGTCATGAGCGTGATCTTTGGGCTCGCCTCGGCTGTCGCCGTGCAGGTGAACGACGCCGTCGTCGCGCCACAGTTCGCTCAGATGCTGCCCTACGTCATCGCGTTTATTGGCCTCATCGTGCTGGCCAAAACGTCAAAGGATGGCGGCATCCGCATCGCGACCCCAACAATGGAGGCATAA
- a CDS encoding ABC transporter ATP-binding protein, giving the protein MASSGSPTVREASAVSTATPQAADDFVLQLAGITKTFGPVVANHDVDFTLRRGEIHALVGENGAGKTTLMRILYGMYQPDAGSIRLGGREVTLKRPTDSIEHGIGMVHQHFMLVPGFTIAENVTLGSEPRKHGLFDNAAAKAALEEPMRKLGLSIDPDTITGTLNVATQQKLEIIKVLYRGANLIILDEPTAVLTPQETEELFELLKRLAAEGSSVIFISHKLREVFALADRITVLRNGETVETFEAADADPAMVVAAMTGRSDVNLGRVERDRPSDISAFTVEHLSTIKQGSDAALNAVSFQLRAGEVLGIAGVEGNGQASLAEALIGTRPLTAGQIRLGETQLESLSVNDRRAAGLSYVPEDRHLEGLPLNGTVAEGLAAGVLRRDTSPLGLGAAFTSKVRAWGTEMIRKYAIKTSGLDARNSTLSGGNQQKIVMARELEDEPECIILAQPTRGVDLGAIEFLYNQVAEATHRGCAVLLISADLDEILRLSDRVLVMFGGSIVAERSATATSREELGMYMMGIQQTEVSA; this is encoded by the coding sequence ATGGCAAGTAGCGGGAGCCCAACCGTGCGGGAGGCATCCGCCGTCAGTACGGCGACGCCGCAGGCAGCAGACGACTTCGTCCTGCAGCTTGCCGGCATCACCAAAACCTTTGGCCCCGTCGTTGCCAACCACGACGTCGACTTCACGCTACGTCGTGGGGAGATTCACGCCCTTGTTGGCGAGAACGGCGCGGGCAAGACCACGCTCATGCGCATCCTCTACGGGATGTACCAGCCGGATGCCGGTTCGATCAGGCTCGGCGGGCGCGAGGTGACGCTCAAGCGGCCAACGGACTCCATCGAACACGGCATCGGTATGGTGCACCAGCACTTCATGCTCGTGCCTGGTTTTACCATTGCCGAGAACGTGACGCTCGGCAGCGAACCGCGCAAGCACGGGCTCTTTGACAACGCGGCGGCCAAAGCCGCGCTCGAAGAGCCAATGCGAAAGCTCGGCCTGTCGATTGACCCTGACACCATTACCGGCACCCTCAACGTGGCAACGCAGCAAAAGCTCGAAATTATCAAGGTGCTGTACCGCGGAGCCAACCTCATCATCCTCGACGAACCAACCGCCGTATTGACCCCGCAGGAGACCGAAGAGCTGTTCGAACTGCTGAAACGGCTCGCCGCCGAGGGCTCGTCCGTGATCTTTATCTCGCATAAGCTTCGCGAGGTCTTTGCGCTCGCTGACCGCATCACGGTGCTGCGCAACGGGGAAACCGTTGAGACCTTCGAGGCTGCGGATGCCGACCCAGCGATGGTGGTTGCCGCTATGACTGGCCGCAGCGACGTCAACCTCGGCCGCGTTGAACGCGACCGCCCGAGCGACATTTCGGCGTTCACCGTTGAACACCTCAGCACGATCAAACAGGGCAGCGACGCGGCACTCAACGCTGTCTCGTTTCAGCTGCGGGCCGGTGAAGTTCTCGGGATTGCGGGCGTCGAGGGCAACGGCCAGGCATCCCTCGCCGAAGCGCTTATTGGTACTCGGCCCCTCACCGCCGGACAAATCCGACTCGGGGAAACCCAGCTCGAGTCGCTTTCGGTCAACGACCGGCGCGCGGCTGGGCTCTCGTACGTGCCGGAGGACCGCCACCTCGAAGGGCTCCCGCTCAACGGAACGGTCGCGGAAGGCCTCGCCGCCGGCGTGCTGCGCCGCGACACGAGCCCGCTCGGACTCGGCGCGGCCTTCACCTCGAAGGTGCGCGCGTGGGGAACCGAGATGATCCGTAAATACGCGATCAAGACCTCTGGGCTCGACGCCAGAAACAGCACGCTCTCGGGTGGAAATCAGCAGAAAATCGTCATGGCGCGTGAGCTTGAGGACGAGCCGGAGTGCATCATCCTTGCCCAACCGACACGGGGCGTCGATCTTGGCGCCATCGAGTTTCTGTATAACCAGGTGGCTGAGGCCACCCACCGAGGATGCGCCGTACTGCTCATCTCGGCCGACCTCGACGAGATCCTTCGGCTCTCTGACCGGGTGCTCGTCATGTTTGGCGGCAGCATCGTGGCCGAACGCTCGGCAACCGCAACCTCTCGAGAGGAACTTGGCATGTACATGATGGGCATTCAGCAGACGGAGGTGTCGGCGTGA
- a CDS encoding L-rhamnose mutarotase, whose protein sequence is MTEQRFCYTFEILPDRVEEYEREHHPVWDGVVQAMHAAGITEFSLFRRGTSVIATGSATREIEAVFAELDTDPVNAAWSAHIRQYMSVSVDANGALFMSDECWRMPSATPTTP, encoded by the coding sequence ATGACCGAGCAGCGCTTCTGCTACACCTTTGAGATTCTTCCCGACCGCGTCGAGGAGTATGAGCGCGAACACCATCCCGTCTGGGACGGTGTTGTTCAGGCCATGCACGCGGCGGGGATCACAGAGTTTTCGTTGTTCCGCCGCGGCACAAGCGTGATCGCGACCGGCAGCGCGACCCGCGAGATCGAGGCGGTGTTTGCCGAGCTGGATACCGACCCGGTGAACGCCGCATGGTCGGCACATATCCGCCAATACATGAGCGTCTCGGTTGACGCCAACGGCGCCCTCTTTATGAGCGACGAGTGCTGGCGGATGCCGTCGGCAACACCAACAACCCCGTAA
- a CDS encoding amidohydrolase family protein produces MTGRADSHIHLFEHGFGGDLAPGQELAQYESLRERHAISHSLVVGYEGNAAFAGNNDYVLGLGESRDWLHPLVYLDPQRPLSSAEALAKLDAGAAGFSLYLAGNDHGAFGPDFWASVAGHGNVILSVNGTAAACSDLLAGGLLSRDIRVLVSHLASPGVALAGAGLTRYRAAIATLAATPNVGLKLSGLYDADPVYPHNSIAPLALEALDRFGPERMLWGSDFAPGLSTVTADELFGVPGWLAEQLTPSELSLVLHANLEHLVGAA; encoded by the coding sequence GTGACCGGCCGAGCTGACTCGCATATCCATCTCTTTGAGCACGGCTTTGGCGGCGACCTCGCACCGGGGCAGGAACTCGCACAGTACGAGTCGCTCCGAGAGCGCCACGCGATTTCGCACTCGCTTGTTGTTGGATACGAGGGCAACGCAGCGTTTGCCGGCAACAACGACTACGTTCTCGGGCTTGGCGAGAGCCGGGACTGGCTGCATCCGCTTGTCTATCTCGACCCGCAGCGCCCCCTCTCGTCCGCCGAGGCGCTTGCGAAGCTTGATGCTGGGGCAGCGGGATTCTCCCTGTACCTCGCAGGGAACGATCACGGCGCCTTTGGGCCCGATTTCTGGGCATCGGTAGCCGGGCACGGGAACGTCATTCTCAGCGTCAACGGCACCGCCGCCGCCTGCAGCGACCTGCTCGCGGGCGGGCTGCTGAGCCGGGACATCAGGGTGCTCGTGAGCCACCTCGCCTCACCGGGAGTCGCACTCGCCGGTGCTGGCCTTACCCGCTACCGCGCGGCCATCGCAACGCTCGCAGCGACCCCAAACGTAGGCCTCAAGCTCTCCGGCCTCTACGATGCCGACCCCGTTTACCCCCACAACTCGATTGCACCCCTCGCCCTCGAGGCGCTCGATCGCTTTGGGCCGGAGCGGATGCTCTGGGGCTCGGACTTTGCCCCAGGCCTCAGCACCGTCACGGCAGACGAGCTGTTTGGCGTGCCAGGCTGGCTGGCCGAACAGCTCACGCCGTCGGAGCTCAGCCTCGTGCTTCACGCCAACCTCGAACACCTCGTGGGGGCAGCATGA
- a CDS encoding aminotransferase class V-fold PLP-dependent enzyme gives MQNPSDAPLLDPDELYEGVATTYLYTGAHSPALRVVGSALDAAYRAKNKGEFGRDILAATELATRTSIAELAGRSVDEVGLLGDASTAWSAIANGWEWKPGDNIVINEYEHPAVFAPWLRLRQYGLEVRVVPKRDDWEMTSASILAACDERTVALPISHVGYVTGLRHDLGEIGKAAKAAGIPMLVDVSHSLGVVDVDLEYAALTVSASYKWMLGPYGVGVVLWNRDRLPDFRPGAVGWRSLSNIFTEDRFDELNWNLDGTRFQMGAPAFAEIAGLGAGVDTILRLGIGNVERHALRLVERAHAGLRDLGLDVITPADPARHAGSVAFLHPAGEVFARKLGERDVLVWGGDGRIRASFHVMNSDADVTRLLEAVSDVLTELPREEVSHV, from the coding sequence ATGCAGAACCCTAGCGACGCTCCGTTGCTCGACCCCGATGAACTCTACGAGGGCGTCGCCACAACCTACCTCTATACGGGGGCGCACTCGCCCGCGCTCAGAGTGGTTGGGAGTGCGCTCGACGCCGCCTACCGCGCAAAGAATAAGGGGGAGTTTGGCCGCGACATCCTCGCGGCAACCGAGCTTGCCACGCGCACAAGCATCGCCGAGCTGGCCGGGCGATCAGTTGACGAGGTTGGCCTACTCGGCGATGCCTCAACGGCGTGGAGCGCCATCGCAAACGGCTGGGAGTGGAAGCCGGGCGACAACATCGTCATCAACGAGTACGAGCACCCTGCGGTGTTTGCCCCGTGGTTGCGACTGCGCCAATACGGGCTTGAGGTGCGCGTCGTGCCAAAGCGCGACGACTGGGAGATGACATCGGCAAGCATTCTTGCCGCCTGCGACGAGCGCACGGTTGCCCTCCCGATCAGCCACGTTGGCTACGTGACGGGGCTTCGGCACGACCTCGGCGAGATCGGCAAGGCTGCCAAGGCAGCCGGCATCCCCATGCTCGTTGATGTGTCACATTCGCTTGGCGTTGTCGACGTTGACCTTGAATACGCTGCCCTCACGGTTTCGGCATCCTATAAGTGGATGCTTGGGCCCTACGGCGTTGGCGTTGTGCTGTGGAACCGCGACCGGCTCCCCGATTTCCGGCCGGGAGCCGTTGGCTGGCGCTCGCTCAGCAACATCTTTACCGAGGACCGTTTTGACGAACTCAACTGGAACCTGGACGGAACGCGCTTCCAGATGGGTGCCCCCGCCTTCGCCGAAATCGCGGGGCTCGGGGCCGGCGTTGACACCATCCTCCGCCTCGGAATTGGCAACGTCGAGCGGCACGCGCTTCGCCTCGTTGAGCGGGCGCACGCTGGCCTCCGCGATCTTGGCCTCGACGTCATCACCCCTGCTGATCCGGCACGACATGCAGGGAGCGTCGCCTTTTTGCACCCCGCTGGCGAGGTGTTCGCAAGAAAACTTGGCGAGCGCGACGTGCTCGTCTGGGGCGGAGACGGGCGAATCCGGGCGTCTTTCCACGTGATGAACAGTGACGCCGATGTCACTCGCCTGCTCGAAGCTGTCAGTGACGTGCTCACCGAACTCCCCAGAGAAGAGGTTTCACATGTTTGA
- a CDS encoding M20 family metallopeptidase: MFDATTIDAYLDTHDDDLMALVHRLISIDSQIPPYADERAIVAFLIEEVERLGLGTVTILGPSPERPSLILRMHGTGGGKNLMLNGHTDTKPVGEARDEWNTPPLEATVKDGIIYGLGATDMKAAIAAMIYAAVALKETKTELRGDLVIGMIADEEAGAQLGAKFVAPHVTDVDAILIGEPSGWEHDWQGIHLVSRGVCCFRITVTGTQMHSSLSDRMPSVNASVKLANLMVGISDDLSLPFVPHPLGDVGPTLNVGVMIEGGTFFGVVPGRAEFSCDLRTVPGMTKEEVAEGIESWLAACRAADPDLEVTYAFEPSLDWIPWSELDATHPLVAATQRAAADVLGEAPALQVFPGGTDAPWYSQVGIPTLPSFGPGVLTCAHGPNEFVSQESVRQAAKMYARIAADFCA; this comes from the coding sequence ATGTTTGACGCAACCACCATCGACGCGTACCTTGACACACACGACGACGACCTCATGGCGCTGGTCCACCGCCTCATCAGCATCGACAGCCAGATCCCGCCCTACGCGGATGAGCGCGCTATCGTGGCATTCCTCATCGAGGAAGTCGAGCGGCTCGGGCTTGGAACGGTCACGATTCTTGGGCCGAGCCCAGAGCGCCCGAGCCTCATCCTTCGCATGCACGGAACCGGCGGGGGCAAGAACCTCATGCTGAACGGCCACACCGACACCAAACCCGTTGGCGAGGCACGCGACGAGTGGAACACGCCCCCGCTAGAGGCAACCGTCAAAGACGGCATCATCTACGGGCTCGGTGCAACCGATATGAAGGCCGCCATCGCCGCCATGATCTACGCCGCGGTCGCCCTCAAGGAGACCAAGACCGAGCTGCGCGGCGACCTCGTCATCGGCATGATCGCCGACGAAGAAGCTGGCGCGCAGCTTGGCGCAAAATTCGTGGCTCCCCACGTGACGGATGTTGACGCCATTCTCATCGGCGAGCCGAGCGGATGGGAACACGATTGGCAAGGAATCCACCTGGTCTCGCGCGGCGTGTGCTGCTTCCGCATCACGGTCACTGGCACGCAAATGCACTCAAGCCTTTCCGATCGGATGCCATCGGTCAACGCCTCGGTCAAGCTCGCGAATCTCATGGTGGGTATCAGCGACGACCTCTCGCTCCCGTTTGTGCCCCATCCACTCGGGGATGTTGGCCCGACCCTCAACGTTGGCGTGATGATCGAGGGCGGCACGTTTTTTGGAGTGGTTCCTGGGCGCGCGGAGTTCTCGTGCGACCTGCGCACGGTTCCGGGCATGACCAAGGAAGAGGTTGCTGAAGGCATCGAATCCTGGCTCGCGGCCTGCCGCGCGGCTGACCCTGACCTCGAGGTGACGTATGCCTTCGAGCCGTCGCTCGACTGGATTCCGTGGAGCGAACTTGATGCCACGCATCCACTCGTTGCCGCGACACAGCGCGCCGCGGCAGATGTACTCGGCGAGGCACCGGCGCTGCAGGTGTTCCCTGGGGGAACGGATGCTCCCTGGTACTCGCAGGTCGGCATCCCAACCCTGCCCTCGTTTGGGCCTGGCGTGCTCACCTGCGCTCACGGACCGAACGAGTTTGTGAGCCAAGAGAGCGTGCGACAGGCAGCGAAAATGTATGCCCGCATTGCCGCGGATTTCTGCGCCTAG